Proteins from a genomic interval of Desulfofustis limnaeus:
- a CDS encoding acetate--CoA ligase family protein, translated as MNLDVFFTPRSVAVVGASRTPGKVGHDLLANLINAGFPGEIFPINPTTDELLGRRCYPNLDALDREIDLAVVVVPKEAALSAVKESIDAGAKGVVVISSGFREMGNEGLEIEKKMVDICRRRAVRLLGPNCMGIINTEAALNTSFIGRYPEPGSISIFSQSGAICAAMLDLCSSRHLGVAKMISIGNKADINEIDLLSWLAKDEKTKVIIGYLEDISAGDAFVKAAEEAASVKPVIILKAGTTTTGRRAAASHTGVLSATDSAYGAAFKRSGVVRADSFEALFDYAAALALQPLPTGNRVLIVTNAGGPGTIAADAVEKAGMQVAILENRTITFLREKLPRESSITNPIDVLGDAVPERYAAAIEAAQQDPSVDAILVIMTPQTMTQPAETALAIASAIDGSKPVVASFMGGEDVLPGRKHLCAAGLPHYGSPERAVAALRAMYHYSLWKNRPPRQITHFRVNRRRVERIITRRLRTNRLMVGEVKGKDILSAYGFKIPQGAMAITQEEAVEIAERIGYPVALKIVSPNIVHKSDMGGIQLDLSHAEAIEDAYDLMMLKIRKRAPDARIDGIYVEQMIPRGLEVILGMNRDPQFGPMLMFGLGGIFVEVLKDVAFHLAPITEAEAVQMLMSTRSYAMLEGRRGQQGVDINAIAVGLQRISQLTTDFPQITELDINPFIVGDIGTEPIVADVHMTLTKD; from the coding sequence ATGAATCTCGACGTGTTTTTTACCCCCCGATCGGTTGCGGTGGTCGGGGCCTCCCGCACTCCCGGCAAGGTCGGTCACGATCTGTTGGCCAATCTGATCAACGCCGGGTTTCCCGGTGAGATTTTCCCCATCAATCCGACCACCGACGAGTTGCTCGGCCGTCGTTGTTACCCGAATCTTGATGCGCTTGACCGGGAGATCGACCTGGCGGTGGTCGTCGTGCCCAAGGAAGCGGCCTTGAGCGCGGTGAAAGAGTCCATTGACGCTGGGGCCAAGGGGGTGGTGGTCATCTCTTCCGGATTCCGGGAGATGGGAAACGAGGGGCTTGAGATCGAGAAAAAGATGGTGGATATCTGCCGGCGCCGGGCCGTTCGCCTGCTCGGCCCGAACTGCATGGGTATCATCAATACCGAAGCCGCTCTGAACACCTCCTTCATCGGCCGTTATCCCGAGCCCGGTTCAATCTCCATATTCTCCCAGTCCGGCGCCATCTGCGCCGCCATGCTTGATCTCTGCAGCTCCCGTCATCTCGGCGTGGCCAAGATGATCAGTATCGGCAACAAGGCCGATATCAACGAGATCGATCTGTTGTCCTGGCTGGCCAAGGACGAAAAGACCAAGGTCATCATCGGCTATCTGGAGGACATCAGCGCCGGCGACGCCTTTGTCAAGGCCGCCGAGGAGGCAGCCTCGGTCAAGCCGGTGATCATCCTCAAGGCCGGCACCACCACCACCGGACGCCGGGCGGCGGCCTCACACACCGGGGTGCTGAGCGCTACCGATTCGGCCTACGGCGCTGCTTTCAAGCGTTCCGGCGTGGTCCGGGCCGATTCCTTCGAAGCGCTGTTCGACTATGCCGCGGCCCTTGCCCTGCAGCCCCTGCCCACCGGCAATCGGGTGTTGATCGTCACCAACGCCGGCGGACCGGGCACCATCGCCGCCGACGCGGTGGAAAAGGCGGGTATGCAGGTGGCGATCCTGGAAAACCGGACGATCACCTTCCTGCGCGAGAAACTGCCGCGCGAGTCCTCCATCACCAATCCCATCGACGTGCTCGGCGATGCGGTGCCGGAGCGCTATGCCGCCGCCATCGAGGCGGCTCAGCAGGATCCGTCGGTGGACGCCATCCTGGTCATCATGACGCCGCAGACCATGACTCAGCCGGCCGAGACGGCCCTGGCCATCGCCTCGGCGATCGATGGATCGAAGCCGGTGGTGGCCTCGTTCATGGGCGGCGAGGACGTATTGCCCGGCCGCAAGCATCTGTGCGCCGCCGGCTTGCCCCACTACGGCTCGCCGGAGCGGGCGGTGGCCGCATTGCGAGCCATGTACCATTACTCGCTGTGGAAGAACCGGCCGCCCCGGCAGATCACCCACTTTCGGGTGAACCGCCGCCGGGTGGAGCGGATCATTACCCGGCGGTTGCGGACCAACCGGTTGATGGTCGGCGAGGTCAAGGGCAAGGATATCCTCAGCGCCTACGGTTTCAAGATTCCCCAGGGGGCCATGGCCATCACCCAGGAGGAGGCGGTGGAGATCGCCGAGCGCATCGGGTATCCGGTGGCGCTGAAGATCGTCTCGCCCAACATCGTCCACAAGAGCGACATGGGTGGCATCCAGCTGGATCTGAGCCATGCCGAGGCGATCGAAGATGCCTACGACCTGATGATGCTGAAGATCCGCAAGCGGGCCCCGGATGCCCGGATCGACGGGATCTATGTGGAGCAGATGATCCCGCGCGGTCTCGAGGTGATCCTCGGCATGAACCGCGACCCGCAGTTCGGGCCGATGCTGATGTTTGGTCTCGGCGGCATCTTTGTCGAGGTGCTCAAGGACGTGGCCTTTCATCTGGCGCCGATCACCGAGGCCGAAGCGGTGCAGATGCTCATGTCCACCCGCTCCTACGCCATGCTCGAGGGGCGGCGCGGCCAGCAGGGCGTGGATATCAACGCCATTGCCGTGGGGCTGCAGCGGATCAGTCAGTTGACCACCGATTTTCCGCAGATCACCGAGTTGGACATCAACCCGTTTATTGTCGGCGACATCGGCACCGAACCGATCGTCGCCGACGTGCATATGACGCTGACCAAAGATTGA
- a CDS encoding CBS domain-containing protein, whose amino-acid sequence MFIADYMTADPVTITADMSLPEARRLLDDYHFRHLPVVDKDKKLIGVISDRDLRLAYPSTVVDDALREKIFRLIEKTPVSQIMTVNCSCIGIDATLDDALMVFERDKVGALPVVTDDDEVIGIFSMRDLTAAYKKLFGAAEKGSSLIAVLDEGKSRKSLSRIASLLEENDVQCTRLIKIAQDSGFDRIYLRVNTYKVSNVHKMLQDAGFTLIKP is encoded by the coding sequence ATGTTTATCGCTGACTACATGACCGCCGATCCCGTGACGATCACCGCTGATATGTCGTTGCCCGAGGCCAGACGCCTGCTCGACGACTATCATTTCCGACATCTGCCGGTGGTGGATAAGGACAAAAAACTGATCGGCGTGATCTCTGATCGCGATCTGCGGCTGGCCTACCCCTCAACGGTGGTCGATGACGCGCTGCGGGAAAAGATCTTTCGCCTTATCGAGAAGACGCCGGTCAGCCAGATTATGACGGTCAATTGCTCCTGCATCGGTATCGATGCGACGTTGGACGACGCCTTGATGGTCTTCGAGCGGGACAAGGTCGGGGCGCTGCCGGTGGTGACCGACGATGACGAGGTCATCGGTATCTTCTCCATGCGTGATTTGACGGCCGCTTACAAAAAACTCTTTGGCGCTGCCGAAAAAGGATCGTCGCTGATCGCCGTGCTGGATGAGGGTAAATCGCGCAAGAGCCTGAGCCGCATTGCCTCGCTGCTGGAAGAAAATGATGTCCAGTGTACCCGGTTGATCAAGATCGCCCAGGACAGTGGGTTTGATCGGATTTACCTGCGGGTGAACACCTATAAAGTGAGCAACGTCCACAAGATGCTGCAGGATGCCGGTTTTACGCTGATCAAACCGTAG
- a CDS encoding histone deacetylase family protein, giving the protein METGKQLTIITDSNYFDHDTGGFGHPENPVRLEVIMDRLVTSPILPLLDFVPPHAAARQQLLLAHREEWLFRFEELVLSGRSFIDHSDNQVCYETYRVACLSAGAGITGVDLLERGATRQAFCLVRPPGHHAEAARPFGFCFFNNCVIAARHWQRVYGRERVLILDFDAHHGNGIQSAFEREAGSYYISVHEHPSFSYPGTGYADEVGFDRGRGTIVNLPLRPGSGDHAVLDLFVRKIEPRIVEWKPDAIIVAAGFDGHHLDDMSGLCYSTEVFATLGGIIHRWAELFTGGRVLSILEGGYELSVLGPSVEAYLRGLLNHAGNSLDH; this is encoded by the coding sequence ATGGAAACGGGAAAGCAATTGACCATTATCACCGATTCCAATTACTTCGACCATGATACCGGCGGCTTCGGTCATCCCGAAAACCCGGTGCGCCTGGAAGTGATCATGGACCGTCTGGTGACCAGCCCGATCCTGCCCCTGCTCGATTTCGTCCCGCCCCACGCGGCCGCGCGGCAGCAGCTGCTGCTGGCGCACCGTGAGGAATGGCTCTTTCGCTTCGAGGAGTTGGTGCTGTCCGGCCGCTCCTTCATCGATCATAGCGACAACCAGGTCTGTTACGAAACCTATCGGGTTGCCTGCCTGTCCGCCGGCGCCGGTATTACCGGGGTCGATCTGCTGGAGCGGGGAGCGACCCGGCAGGCCTTCTGCCTGGTGCGTCCGCCCGGTCATCACGCCGAGGCGGCGCGGCCGTTCGGATTCTGTTTTTTCAATAATTGTGTGATTGCCGCACGCCACTGGCAGCGGGTTTATGGCCGCGAACGTGTCTTGATCCTTGATTTTGACGCTCATCATGGTAATGGAATTCAATCAGCCTTTGAACGTGAGGCTGGATCGTATTATATAAGTGTGCATGAGCATCCGAGCTTCAGCTATCCTGGTACCGGGTACGCCGACGAGGTCGGCTTCGATCGGGGCCGGGGTACCATCGTCAATCTGCCCCTGAGGCCCGGCTCCGGCGATCATGCCGTGCTGGACCTGTTCGTGCGCAAGATCGAACCCCGGATTGTCGAGTGGAAGCCGGATGCCATCATCGTGGCCGCCGGTTTTGACGGACATCATCTCGATGACATGTCGGGACTGTGCTACTCCACCGAGGTGTTTGCCACCCTGGGCGGCATTATCCATCGGTGGGCCGAGTTGTTTACTGGAGGCAGGGTGTTGTCGATACTTGAAGGGGGCTATGAATTGTCGGTTCTCGGTCCTTCGGTGGAAGCCTACCTGCGCGGTCTGCTCAACCATGCCGGGAATTCCCTGGATCACTAA
- a CDS encoding glutaredoxin family protein, translating to MKITLYHSRWCPRCRQASGFLEQIGQSRGDLEIERVDVLHHPLQAWKTGIRMIPALTCGGETLSGLTLSREAILAFLAKHASSLATEPK from the coding sequence ATGAAGATCACCCTCTACCACAGCCGCTGGTGCCCACGTTGCCGTCAGGCCTCCGGCTTTCTTGAGCAAATCGGTCAATCACGAGGCGACCTTGAGATCGAGCGCGTTGACGTCCTGCATCATCCGCTCCAGGCCTGGAAGACCGGTATCCGCATGATTCCGGCCCTGACCTGCGGCGGCGAAACACTCAGCGGCCTGACCCTGAGCCGGGAAGCAATCTTGGCATTTCTCGCCAAACACGCCTCCTCCCTTGCTACCGAACCAAAATGA
- a CDS encoding sodium:proton exchanger, with amino-acid sequence MKQILTNSLSLIDLLVWLLVIGFFCGSSLLFGGDLRLSFLGATGIIIEMLLIGICIEIIIEALKMTRGIGTITGFITNGPEALCLVVGLVAGDILFAASTPLGSNFMNPLLLYIAALLCSCLWAVLRCRPVYSLLTIVVTALFAGGFFFIEPSAYFWWAVAAFAVSTPLFLIRPGEPDPVMEEGEIPQPKRWLVPAVIILIGAGYLLDGVVSFASEHSRAPKGVIGFFVLAALTSWPEFKSCLALLNRGNHLAAILNITVSNLTNIWLALLGVIIYLI; translated from the coding sequence ATGAAACAGATCCTCACCAACTCCCTGAGTCTCATCGACCTGCTGGTCTGGTTACTGGTCATCGGCTTTTTCTGCGGCAGCAGTCTGCTCTTCGGCGGTGATCTGCGCCTGTCGTTTCTCGGGGCCACCGGCATCATCATCGAGATGCTGCTCATCGGCATCTGCATCGAGATCATCATCGAGGCCCTGAAGATGACCCGGGGGATCGGCACCATCACCGGCTTTATCACCAACGGTCCGGAAGCGCTCTGTCTCGTGGTCGGCCTGGTGGCCGGGGATATCCTGTTTGCCGCCTCGACCCCGCTCGGTTCCAATTTCATGAACCCGCTGCTGCTTTATATCGCCGCGTTGCTCTGCAGCTGTCTCTGGGCGGTACTGCGCTGCCGGCCGGTCTACTCGCTGCTGACCATCGTCGTCACCGCCCTGTTCGCCGGCGGCTTCTTTTTCATCGAGCCCAGCGCCTATTTCTGGTGGGCGGTCGCCGCCTTTGCGGTCAGCACCCCCTTGTTTCTCATTCGACCGGGCGAACCGGATCCGGTCATGGAGGAGGGTGAGATCCCGCAACCGAAGCGCTGGCTGGTGCCTGCCGTCATTATCCTGATCGGCGCCGGATACCTGCTGGACGGGGTGGTCAGTTTCGCCTCGGAGCATTCGCGTGCCCCGAAAGGGGTCATCGGCTTCTTCGTGTTGGCCGCCCTGACCAGCTGGCCGGAGTTCAAGTCCTGCCTGGCCCTGCTCAACCGCGGCAACCACCTGGCGGCCATCCTCAACATCACCGTCTCCAACCTCACCAACATCTGGCTGGCCCTGCTCGGCGTCATCATTTATCTGATCTGA
- a CDS encoding GDSL-type esterase/lipase family protein, which yields MASSSLLYSLLLLFLVLISTIGVPQVKGATMPNSEGPAPPIVVLGASYAAGLERTALAGYPLINKGVGGQQSHEMLARFQQDVIDLQPGMVIIWGFINDIFRSERAAMEQTIAAVKQNYEAMVDLARSNGITPLLATEITMSSRPGLINQLRSLIGRLAGKTSYQEHINSQVMAVNRWLHEYADENGLILLDLQAQLADGGVMRNSRYAQPDGSHVSNEGYQILADYLERRLKDLP from the coding sequence ATGGCTTCTTCGAGCCTCCTCTACTCGTTGCTGCTGCTCTTCCTCGTGCTGATCTCCACCATCGGGGTTCCCCAGGTGAAAGGAGCGACCATGCCGAACTCTGAGGGTCCAGCGCCACCGATCGTGGTGCTCGGCGCCTCCTACGCCGCCGGCCTCGAACGCACCGCCCTGGCCGGTTACCCGCTGATCAACAAGGGTGTCGGCGGCCAGCAGTCCCATGAAATGCTCGCCCGTTTCCAACAAGATGTGATCGATCTGCAACCGGGCATGGTTATCATCTGGGGATTCATCAACGACATCTTTCGCTCCGAAAGAGCCGCCATGGAGCAGACCATCGCCGCTGTGAAGCAGAACTATGAGGCGATGGTCGATCTGGCCCGGAGCAACGGCATCACCCCCTTGCTGGCCACCGAGATAACCATGAGCAGCCGTCCGGGACTCATAAACCAGCTGCGTTCTCTGATCGGCAGGCTTGCCGGTAAGACCAGTTATCAGGAACACATCAACAGCCAAGTGATGGCCGTCAATCGCTGGCTGCACGAGTATGCCGACGAAAACGGGCTGATCCTGCTCGATCTTCAGGCCCAGCTGGCAGATGGCGGGGTCATGCGCAACAGCCGCTACGCCCAGCCGGACGGCAGCCATGTCTCGAACGAAGGGTATCAGATCCTTGCCGACTATCTGGAACGACGATTGAAAGATCTTCCGTGA
- the nadE gene encoding NAD(+) synthase gives MTQAQTIEQRLAIDPAQEVERIASGLTEALRSIRRKGLVVAVSGGIDSSVTLALAARILGRERVLALQMPERHSAEETLGLSGVLADTFGVERIHEDISGPLEAVRFYERYDEAVRQVIPAYGSGWKSKIVIPSVIDNPGYTIFSIIAQSPTGETVKKRLPLAAYLGIVAATNFKQRIRKMFEYYHADRLNFAVAGTPNRLEYDQGFFVKLGDGAADIKPIAHLYKSQVYRLAEHLGVPEEIRRRPPTTDTYSLAQGQDEFYFSLPHDKMDICLYARNHGIAAGTVAEEIGLTEEQVTRVFRDIDTKRSTTAYLHRAPILIAEVPEITH, from the coding sequence ATGACCCAGGCACAGACCATTGAGCAGCGACTGGCCATCGATCCGGCGCAAGAAGTCGAACGAATCGCCTCCGGCCTGACCGAGGCCTTGCGTTCCATTCGCCGCAAAGGACTGGTGGTGGCGGTCTCCGGCGGCATCGACAGCAGCGTCACCCTGGCGCTGGCGGCACGCATCCTCGGCAGGGAACGGGTCCTGGCCCTGCAGATGCCGGAGCGCCATTCGGCCGAGGAGACCCTCGGCTTGAGCGGCGTGCTCGCCGACACCTTCGGCGTCGAGCGGATTCATGAGGACATCTCCGGCCCCCTTGAAGCGGTCCGCTTTTACGAACGCTACGATGAAGCCGTTCGCCAGGTGATCCCCGCCTATGGCTCCGGCTGGAAATCCAAGATCGTCATCCCCAGCGTCATCGACAACCCCGGCTACACGATCTTCTCGATCATCGCCCAATCCCCGACCGGGGAGACCGTCAAGAAACGGCTGCCGCTGGCCGCCTATCTGGGCATCGTCGCCGCCACCAATTTCAAACAGCGTATCCGCAAGATGTTCGAGTACTACCATGCCGACCGGCTCAATTTCGCCGTGGCCGGGACCCCGAACCGGCTGGAGTATGACCAGGGATTCTTCGTCAAACTCGGCGACGGGGCCGCTGACATCAAACCCATCGCCCACCTCTACAAGAGCCAAGTCTACCGTCTGGCAGAGCATCTCGGCGTTCCCGAAGAAATCCGGCGACGACCGCCCACCACCGACACCTACTCCCTGGCCCAGGGCCAGGATGAATTCTATTTCAGCCTCCCCCACGACAAGATGGACATCTGTCTCTACGCCAGGAACCACGGCATCGCAGCCGGCACCGTGGCCGAGGAAATCGGCCTGACCGAGGAGCAGGTGACCAGGGTCTTCCGGGACATCGACACCAAACGCTCAACCACCGCCTACCTGCACCGCGCCCCGATTCTCATAGCTGAAGTCCCGGAGATCACTCACTGA
- a CDS encoding class I adenylate-forming enzyme family protein, translating to MSDDGLVHSLLRRAALDEPERTALVQGAERIFYRQLQQRAEAIGQWLLAGGIRPGDRVGILTENAIDYVSSYFGVISAGAVAVGLNTQTSERTLATVLADSEAAAVLAQERFRSYRPVIEAQPSVAVLSFDIRALGGTTAHRAWPDLRPDDLCQIIYTSGTTGAPKGVMLSHRNLLANTRSNVSYLKLTRDDSVMAVLPFFYSYGNSVLLTHVAVGGTLVVNQSFLYPNLILDQMVAEQVTGFSGVPSSFAILLNRSAVRDYRFPALRYLTQAGAAMAPVVARELQQVFPEAEIYIMYGQTEAAPRLSYLEPHRILDKAGSIGKAIPGVVLEVCRPDGSPAAVGEVGEIVASGDNIMLGYWRQPQATAAVLRDGKLWTGDLARLDDEGFLFIEGRRSAMIKSGSHRIAPKEIEETIMELRPVHEAAVAGTPDQILGEKIVALVVLKPGAALSARDILKHCRRQLPAFKVPHQVIFRDELPKTSTGKIQTAELKTLIERALSAT from the coding sequence ATGAGCGACGACGGCCTGGTTCATTCCCTGCTCCGTCGTGCGGCTCTGGATGAGCCGGAGCGGACGGCCCTGGTCCAGGGAGCGGAGCGGATTTTCTATCGGCAGTTGCAGCAGCGTGCCGAGGCCATCGGCCAGTGGCTGTTGGCCGGGGGGATACGGCCCGGCGACCGGGTCGGTATCCTGACCGAAAACGCCATCGATTATGTGTCCTCCTACTTTGGCGTCATCAGCGCCGGGGCGGTGGCGGTCGGGCTCAACACCCAGACGTCTGAGCGAACCTTGGCCACCGTGTTGGCCGACAGCGAGGCGGCGGCAGTGTTGGCCCAGGAGCGGTTTCGCAGTTATCGGCCGGTGATCGAGGCTCAGCCGTCGGTGGCCGTGCTCAGCTTCGACATCCGTGCCCTCGGCGGAACGACGGCCCACCGGGCGTGGCCGGATCTCAGGCCGGACGACCTCTGCCAGATCATCTACACCTCGGGAACCACCGGTGCCCCGAAGGGCGTGATGCTCAGCCATCGCAATCTGCTGGCCAATACCCGTTCCAATGTCTCTTATCTGAAGTTGACCAGGGACGATTCGGTGATGGCGGTGCTGCCGTTTTTTTATTCCTACGGCAATTCCGTGCTCCTCACCCATGTGGCGGTGGGCGGCACCCTGGTGGTCAACCAGAGTTTCCTCTACCCGAATCTGATCCTCGATCAGATGGTCGCCGAGCAGGTCACCGGTTTTTCCGGAGTGCCTTCCAGTTTTGCCATTCTGCTGAATCGTTCCGCCGTCCGCGATTATCGGTTTCCGGCGCTGCGCTACCTCACCCAGGCCGGAGCGGCCATGGCGCCGGTGGTGGCCCGCGAGCTGCAGCAGGTCTTCCCGGAGGCGGAAATCTACATCATGTACGGCCAGACCGAGGCGGCGCCGCGGCTCAGCTATCTCGAGCCACACCGCATCCTCGACAAGGCCGGCTCCATCGGCAAGGCGATCCCCGGCGTCGTGCTGGAAGTCTGCCGTCCGGACGGCTCGCCGGCTGCGGTCGGAGAAGTGGGGGAGATTGTGGCTTCAGGCGACAACATCATGCTCGGTTACTGGCGCCAGCCGCAGGCGACGGCCGCCGTTCTCAGGGACGGCAAGCTATGGACCGGGGATCTGGCGCGGCTGGATGATGAGGGGTTCCTGTTCATCGAGGGGCGCCGGAGCGCCATGATCAAGTCCGGCTCACATCGTATCGCCCCCAAGGAGATCGAAGAGACGATCATGGAACTGCGGCCCGTTCACGAGGCTGCGGTGGCCGGGACGCCGGATCAGATCCTCGGCGAGAAGATCGTCGCCTTGGTGGTCCTCAAGCCGGGTGCGGCCTTGAGCGCCAGAGACATCCTCAAACACTGCCGGCGTCAGCTGCCGGCGTTCAAAGTCCCGCATCAGGTGATTTTCCGGGATGAGTTGCCCAAGACCTCGACCGGGAAGATTCAGACTGCCGAACTCAAAACGTTGATTGAACGGGCGCTGTCCGCCACCTGA
- a CDS encoding acyl carrier protein — protein MEDTIEKIRAFIFEHFLFDADADALVNDASFLEQGIIDSTGILELVDWLEETFAISVEDEELIPENLDSVVKVAAYIERKQST, from the coding sequence ATGGAAGACACGATTGAGAAAATTCGAGCATTTATCTTCGAACACTTCCTCTTTGATGCCGACGCTGACGCCCTGGTCAACGACGCATCGTTTCTCGAGCAGGGGATAATCGATTCCACCGGTATTCTGGAGTTGGTGGATTGGCTTGAGGAGACGTTTGCCATCAGTGTTGAGGACGAGGAACTGATCCCGGAAAATCTCGACAGTGTCGTCAAGGTGGCCGCCTATATCGAGAGAAAGCAGAGCACATGA
- the asnB gene encoding asparagine synthase (glutamine-hydrolyzing) translates to MCGIAGYFQFDNRQDNDRRVLERMIWSVRHRGPDGFGFFRDDTAGLAHARLSIIDLDGGWQPIGNEDKSLWIIFNGEIFNYPELRDDLQARGHRFATVSDTEVIVHLYEQYGPACVQHLNGQFAFVIYNSRERSLFLARDRMGIRPLFYTVHNGSLYFASEIKALFSADSRIPRQLTPEVLGEVFTFWSPVGEETVFAGVKQLEPGHSLQVTPAGVSLPQAYWSVPFAPDEVGLRSEDDYAEELRELLVDSVRLRLRADVPVGAYLSGGLDSSTITALVKHYTGNPLKTFSVTFTDKVYDEAAEQDEMVQHLGTDHHRVECSYTTISRIFPQVIYHTETPILRTAPAPLSLLSGLVRQNDYKVVLTGEGADEILGGYDLFKEAKIRAFIHAQPGSACRPQLLKRLYPYLALSPTRSADYARQFFSTDADPADPYYAHRPRWRTTSGTHLFFREEVASRFVEPDRALDRLHLDLGGLDFFNRAQHLESRLLLANYLLSSQGDRMGMANSVEGRFPFLDHRVVTFAGTIPTAYKMKGLNEKNILKRAVRDLLPPRVTQRKKQPYMAPDILSFFGDGEPDYLDYYLSEQLLDEAGLFRNNAVRQLVAKCRKKQRQGFRENMAFVGILSTQILWEKMVKHFRAETPPVLENVKVVS, encoded by the coding sequence ATGTGCGGCATAGCAGGCTATTTTCAGTTCGATAATCGGCAGGACAACGACCGGCGAGTGTTGGAACGGATGATCTGGTCTGTTCGCCACCGGGGGCCGGACGGGTTCGGCTTTTTCCGCGACGACACCGCCGGCCTGGCCCATGCCCGTCTGTCGATCATCGACCTGGACGGGGGCTGGCAGCCGATCGGCAACGAAGACAAGTCGCTGTGGATCATCTTCAACGGCGAGATCTTCAACTATCCGGAACTGCGCGATGACCTGCAGGCCCGCGGCCACCGCTTCGCCACCGTTTCCGACACCGAGGTCATCGTCCATCTCTACGAGCAGTACGGTCCGGCCTGCGTGCAGCACCTCAACGGTCAGTTCGCCTTTGTTATCTACAACAGCAGGGAGCGCTCGCTGTTTCTGGCCCGGGACCGGATGGGTATTCGGCCCCTCTTTTATACCGTGCATAACGGGTCCCTCTATTTCGCCTCGGAGATCAAGGCCCTGTTCAGCGCCGATTCCCGCATTCCCCGGCAGCTGACACCGGAGGTGCTGGGCGAGGTCTTTACCTTCTGGAGCCCGGTAGGTGAGGAGACCGTCTTTGCCGGGGTAAAACAACTGGAGCCCGGTCATAGTCTCCAGGTGACTCCAGCCGGCGTCTCCCTGCCGCAGGCATACTGGAGCGTTCCTTTTGCGCCCGACGAGGTGGGACTGAGAAGCGAGGATGACTATGCCGAGGAGCTGCGCGAATTGCTCGTTGATTCGGTTCGTCTGCGGTTGCGCGCCGATGTGCCGGTGGGGGCGTATCTGAGCGGCGGGCTTGACTCGTCGACGATCACCGCTCTCGTGAAACATTATACCGGCAATCCGTTGAAGACCTTTTCGGTGACGTTTACCGACAAGGTTTACGACGAGGCCGCCGAGCAAGACGAGATGGTTCAGCATCTCGGCACCGATCATCATCGGGTGGAATGCTCCTACACGACCATCTCTCGGATCTTTCCCCAGGTGATCTATCATACCGAGACGCCGATCCTGCGCACGGCGCCGGCGCCGTTGAGCCTGCTTTCCGGGTTGGTGCGGCAAAACGATTACAAGGTGGTGCTGACCGGGGAAGGTGCCGATGAGATCCTCGGCGGCTATGACCTGTTCAAAGAAGCCAAGATCCGCGCGTTCATTCACGCCCAGCCCGGCTCCGCCTGTCGCCCGCAGCTGCTCAAACGACTCTACCCGTATCTGGCCCTGTCACCGACGCGATCTGCGGATTACGCCCGGCAGTTTTTCTCCACCGATGCCGATCCGGCTGACCCCTATTATGCCCATCGACCACGCTGGCGGACCACCTCCGGCACCCATCTCTTTTTTCGCGAGGAAGTGGCTTCCCGGTTTGTGGAGCCCGACCGGGCCCTGGATCGGCTGCACCTCGATCTGGGTGGGCTGGATTTTTTCAACCGCGCCCAGCACCTGGAGTCCCGGTTGCTGTTGGCCAACTACCTGCTGTCCTCCCAGGGAGACCGGATGGGCATGGCCAACTCGGTGGAGGGCCGTTTTCCGTTCCTCGATCACCGGGTGGTGACGTTTGCCGGGACCATCCCGACCGCCTACAAGATGAAAGGGCTCAACGAGAAGAACATCCTCAAACGGGCGGTGCGCGACCTGCTGCCGCCGCGAGTGACACAGCGCAAGAAGCAGCCCTACATGGCGCCGGACATCCTCAGTTTCTTCGGCGACGGCGAACCGGACTATCTGGATTATTATCTCTCGGAACAGCTGCTCGACGAGGCCGGTCTGTTTCGCAACAACGCCGTCCGGCAACTGGTGGCCAAATGCCGCAAGAAGCAGCGGCAGGGGTTCCGGGAGAACATGGCCTTCGTGGGCATTCTTTCAACCCAGATCCTCTGGGAAAAAATGGTGAAGCATTTCCGGGCTGAGACACCTCCGGTCCTGGAAAATGTGAAAGTGGTGTCATAA